In Carya illinoinensis cultivar Pawnee chromosome 7, C.illinoinensisPawnee_v1, whole genome shotgun sequence, the following are encoded in one genomic region:
- the LOC122315110 gene encoding uncharacterized protein C6C3.02c-like, which produces MPRKSSGGRSAPRPAAHVPLRNPPAPASPSPPPMPAQGGNGSLMGGLGATIADGMAWGTGTAIAHRAVDAVMGPRVIHHESIASSAPAATPPPTMNSPGGSDACVGQSKALSDCLANYGSDISKCQFYMDMLQECRRHSATALNA; this is translated from the exons ATGCCTCGCAAAAGTTCTGGAG GAAGGTCAGCTCCCCGACCTGCTGCACATGTACCACTGCGTAATCCTCCTGCGCCAG CTTCTCCTTCTCCGCCTCCGATGCCTGCACAAGGTGGAAATGGATCCCTAATGGGAGGACTTGGTGCCACCATTGCAGACG GCATGGCCTGGGGTACCGGCACTGCCATTGCTCACAGGGCTGTGGATGCTGTGATGGGTCCCCGTGTGATCCACCATGAGAGCATTGCTTCATCAGCTCCTGCTGCTACACCACCACCAACTATGAACAGTCCTGGAGGGTCCGATGCTTGTGTTGGTCAATCCAAGGCCTTAAGTGAT TGCCTGGCCAACTATGGAAGCGACATAAGCAAGTGTCAGTTCTACATGGACATGCTGCAAGAATGTCGCCGACACTCAGCAACTGCGTTGAATGCTTGA